The genomic stretch CAGGGCCAGGAGATTGGTCTGGAATGCGATCTCGTCGATGGTTTTGACGATCTTCTGGGTTTCGGCACTGGCGTTTGAGATCTCCTCCATGGACAAGGTCAGTTTCCGCATTGATTCATTGGACTCGGTGAGTACTTTGGAGGCCTCCTGCATCAGCCGGTCTGCCTGACCGGCGCTGTCTGCGTTCTGCCTGGTCATGGCCGCCATTTCCTCAAGGGAGGAGGAGGTCTCCTCCAGGGAAGCGGCCTGCCGGGATGCGCCATCGGCCAGAGAATTGCTGGTCGAGGAGATCTCGGCCGCGGCCGAACTCACCTGCCCGGCGCCGACTCCCATCTCTCCGGCGACATTTTTCAGGACCCGGACAATGCCCCGGCCGATGAAAAAGGCGAGCAGGACTCCGACGAGCAAGGCGGATAACACGAAGAACCTGGACTGCAGCCGGGTGGCTCCTGCCGCCTCCAGCATTTTTTCATCGGTGATCACGGTCTGTCTGGCCGTGGCCCGGATGGAATGCAGCAGCGTCTGGACATTTGACAGCGCCGGCAGGGTTTCGGCAGCATAGATTCTTTTCGCCTCGCTCATGCCGCTCACGGCATGAAGGGCTTCCTCTTTGAGGGTGTTCAGGGTCTTCAGGGTCCCCGCCAGGAGCGGCAGGGTCTTCTGCCGGAAAAGATTTGCAGCCATTTCCCTGTTGCCTTCTTGAAGCAGGGCGCCGATCTCGATGGCCGAGTGGTGCATTTCGTTATGGGTGTCGGGGATGGAGTCAAAGGCTGCTCTGAATTCCTTGCTCCCGTTGGCATATGCGGCTTTTGTCGCGTCGGCGAGCAGCCATTTGCCGAGGACGCATTTCGCGGGGTCGGTCTGCACGGTCAGGGACTTGCCGGAATTGATGATCGCGTCACGGATGCCGATCGACCAGTTCAGGTGCGCGCTTTCAATGTTGGCGAGTTTCTCGGGGAGGGTGACATCGGCCGGTTTGAAAGCTTTCCCGATGCTGATCGCGGTCTGATGCAGTTTCAGATGCGGCTCTTCAATTTCCTTGAACAGGGGGGTCAGGGCAGGCGCCAGCCGTTCGGCTTTTTTGCGGCCTTCGCCGTACAGCCATTTGCCGAAGCCGCACTGGTGGTCGTCGGTCTCGACCGAGAGGGTGGTGACCGTGTCGTCGGTCAGCAGGGAGTTGAGCTTTGCGACCCAGTTCAGATGGTCGATCTCTTTCTGGGCCAGATCTTTGTCCAGCATATTGCCGTCGATGACCTGTGCCGCATTGCCCACAATCCCCGAAACTCCGAATTCGGTGATAATCCCGAGCGCTAATATCAATGCAAGTACTACACCGAACCCCAATGCGATCCGTTGTCCGATGTTCATGGTTTTATTGTTCATAGAGGCTCCCGAGGTTATTGAATATTTGAGTGTCACCATCCCGGCTCGATGGAGACCGTCAATCAGTCCAATAAAGTATCCGGTAAAAGAAACATCAGCGTCAATTGCCACAATGTGCCACTTGACCCATTCGTCTTGTCAAATGTCTGAAATCAAAGGGTATTTTTTTAAAAATACTTGCAAAATACCGGCGCTTCGGCATGTGATACAACATATTGAATGTTTCGGGGGGCTGCCAACGACATTTTTCCCCCGGCCATTGCGCTGCTTGCCCGGTATTGTTTCAGACTTGGCAATTTTTCCCATTAGTGGGTAGAATCCTTCGACATATTTTTTTGGCTGATTACCACTGAAATTCAGCGGTAATCAGATATTTTTATCGCTGACGATCAGTCGTAACCTCAAATCAATCCTGGACCGTCTTGGCCATTCCAGCCCCCTTCCATATCGGCAAGGTCGTCGTCGATCCGCCTCTGGTTCTCGCCCCGATGGCCGGGGTGAGCCATTCGCCGTTCCGGCGGCTGGTCGCCTCCTTCGGCCGGCCCGGTCTTTTTTTCAGCGAGATGCTGAGCGCCAGACACCTGCCGCAGGATGTCCGGGGAAATTCCCTGTGGCTGCAGCGGCATGAGGTCGAGCGTCCCATGGCCTACCAGATCGTGGCGCCGAA from Pseudomonadota bacterium encodes the following:
- a CDS encoding CZB domain-containing protein, coding for MNNKTMNIGQRIALGFGVVLALILALGIITEFGVSGIVGNAAQVIDGNMLDKDLAQKEIDHLNWVAKLNSLLTDDTVTTLSVETDDHQCGFGKWLYGEGRKKAERLAPALTPLFKEIEEPHLKLHQTAISIGKAFKPADVTLPEKLANIESAHLNWSIGIRDAIINSGKSLTVQTDPAKCVLGKWLLADATKAAYANGSKEFRAAFDSIPDTHNEMHHSAIEIGALLQEGNREMAANLFRQKTLPLLAGTLKTLNTLKEEALHAVSGMSEAKRIYAAETLPALSNVQTLLHSIRATARQTVITDEKMLEAAGATRLQSRFFVLSALLVGVLLAFFIGRGIVRVLKNVAGEMGVGAGQVSSAAAEISSTSNSLADGASRQAASLEETSSSLEEMAAMTRQNADSAGQADRLMQEASKVLTESNESMRKLTLSMEEISNASAETQKIVKTIDEIAFQTNLLALNAAVEAARAGEAGAGFAVVADEVRNLAMRAAEAAKTTSNLIENTVKKIDTGSLLVSETSASFNTAMESAGKVKSLVAEISTSSEEQSQGISQVNKAINEIDTVTQNNAANAEESAAASEELNAQAEMMKSLVDELLVLVGSSLNGAEGNAPPGHPHHQVSKHQALPM